One Glycine max cultivar Williams 82 chromosome 3, Glycine_max_v4.0, whole genome shotgun sequence DNA window includes the following coding sequences:
- the LOC100791783 gene encoding putative SWI/SNF-related matrix-associated actin-dependent regulator of chromatin subfamily A member 3-like 1, producing MDWQEDDRSFESSESSDKYLLGFIMSNIVGLQHHSGTLHGERPLVGLAREPHNPHDPHAIVVLNTHSLSVGYIERSVAAALSPLIDQNLVKVEAIVPTARNAHRIPCQIHVFARVSDFSAVENAVEDAGLKIITGSDASFTLSDSVAVKETRAQKKSSSVDAIFKKVNRSYTGKNPAIQILEPPRTIIRTELLQHQKEGLAWLVHRENSDDLPPFWEENEGKFVNILTDYQSDNRPDPLRGGIFADEMGLGKTLTLLSLIAFDKKSQMGVSKKWRTDRKVVTLEKRRMRESENESESSSPEKGFRTNATLVVCPPSVMSTWITQLEEHTVPGALKTYMYYGERRTDDPFDLNRYDLVLTTYGILAGEHCMPKMPAKNMYWRRIVLDEAHTIKNFNALQSLAVSKLNAQCRWAVTGTPIQSGCIDLFSIMVFLRFQPFSVRQQWRELVQRSLNKGKDKGLVRLQILMEAIALRRTKDMTLVGLPPKTIEICYVELSFDERQMYDQLKQDTKIFLSRYAHDDSLVPHYSAVLSRILRLRQICTDSKLWNVQSLLLTNIEDASNNPELLQALLGQVQDGEDFDCPICLSPPIEIVITRCAHIFCRICILRALQNKNPCCPLCRRRLKESDLFSAPPESSKVDSAGECSSSQTVLPSKVSTLIKLLTESRDQHPAAKSVVFSQFRKLLLLMEEPLNAAGFKTLRLDGTMNAKHRANVIEQFQSQGIDGPTVLLASLRASSAGINLTSASRLYFMEPWWNHAVEEQAMDRVHRIGQKEAVKIVRLIAQNSIEEQILVLQEKKKQLPREPSGTGLKGMGINDIHFLLDH from the exons ATGGATTGGCAAGAAGATGATCGTAGTTTCGAGTCTTCAGAATCGTCAGACAAATACCTGTTGGGCTTCATCATGTCCAACATCGTGGGCCTGCAGCACCACTCCGGCACCCTCCACGGCGAGCGTCCTCTGGTGGGCCTGGCCCGCGAGCCCCACAACCCGCACGACCCTCACGCCATCGTAGTCCTCAACACCCACAGCCTCTCCGTCGGCTACATCGAACGCTCCGTCGCCGCCGCCCTCTCCCCCCTCATCGACCAAAACCTCGTCAAAGTCGAAGCCATCGTCCCCACCGCCCGCAATGCCCACCGCATCCCCTGCCAGATTCACGTCTTCGCCCGCGTTTCCGACTTCAGCGCCGTCGAAAACGCCGTCGAGGACGCCGGGCTCAAGATCATCACCGGGTCCGACGCCTCCTTCACCCTCTCCGACTCCGTCGCCGTCAAGGAGACCCGCGCGCAGAAGAAGTCGTCCTCCGTCGACGCCATTTTCAAGAAAGTCAACCGAAGCTACACCGGCAAGAACCCTGCTATCCAAATCCTGGAGCCTCCGAGGACCATCATCAGAACAGAGCTTCTCCAGCACCAGAAGGAGGGTCTCGCATGGCTCGTCCATCGCGAAAATTCCGATGATCTCCCCCCGTTCTGGGAAGAAAATGAAGGCAAATTCGTGAATATCTTGACAGATTATCAATCGGATAACCGGCCTGACCCTTTACGAGGTGGTATCTTCGCCGACGAAATGGGGTTGGGAAAGACCCTAACTTTGCTTTCTTTGATTGCTTTTGATAAAAAGAGCCAAATGGGTGTCTCGAAGAAGTGGAGAACTGACAGAAAGGTTGTTACTTTGGAGAAAAGAAGAATGCGTGAAAGTGAGAATGAAAGTGAGAGCAGTTCCCCTGAGAAGGGATTTAGAACAAATGCAACCTTGGTGGTGTGTCCTCCTTCTGTTATGTCGACGTGGATCACACAATTGGAGGAACACACTGTGCCTGGTGCATTGAAGACTTACATGTATTATGGAGAAAGGAGGACGGATGATCCTTTTGATCTCAATAGGTATGATCTGGTGTTGACCACATATGGTATTTTGGCTGGCGAACACTGTATGCCCAAGATGCCGGCTAAGAATATGTATTGGCGGAGAATTGTGCTGGATGAGGCACACACCATCAAGAATTTCAATGCTCTGCAGAGTTTGGCGGTTAGCAAGTTGAATGCTCAGTGCAGATGGGCTGTCACAGGGACGCCAATTCAGAGTGGTTGCATTGATTTGTTTTCTATAATGGTCTTTTTGCGGTTTCAACCCTTTTCAGTGAGACAACAATGGAGAGAGTTGGTGCAACGATCTCTTAATAAGGGCAAAGACAAAGGGCTTGTACGTTTGCAG ATTTTGATGGAGGCAATTGCTTTGCGAAGAACAAAAGATATGACATTGGTGGGGCTGCCACCCAAAACCATTGAGATTTGTTATGTCGAGCTTTCTTTTGATGAACGTCAAATGTATGATCAGTTGAAACAGGATACAAAGATATTTTTGAGTAGGTATGCCCATGATGACAGTCTAGTGCCCCATTATTCTGCTGTACTAAGTAGGATTCTAAGACTTCGCCAAATCTGTACTGATTCAAAACTGTGGAATGTTCAGTCGCTACTCCTTACAAATATTGAAG ATGCCTCCAATAATCCTGAACTGCTGCAAGCATTACTTGGGCAGGTGCAAGATGGTGAAGATTTTGACTGTCCAATTTGTTTGTCTCCCCCGATAGAGATTGTGATCACACGTTGTGCTCACATCTTCTGCCGAATCTGTATTCTGAGAGCTCTACAAAATAAAAACCCATGTTGTCCTCTTTGCCGGCGCCGCCTCAAAGAATCTGACTTGTTCTCAGCCCCTCCCGAGTCTTCCAAGGTAGATAGTGCTGGAGAGTGCTCATCATCACAAACAGTGTTACCCTCCAAAGTGTCTACATTGATAAAACTTCTTACAGAATCGAGGGACCAACATCCAGCTGCAAAGTCTGTTGTATTTTCACAATTTCGAAAGCTGCTATTGTTAATGGAAGAGCCTTTGAATGCAGCTGGATTCAAGACCCTGCGTCTTGATGGGACAATGAATGCTAAACACAGGGCCAATGTTATTGAGCAGTTTCAATCCCAAGGAATAGATGGGCCAACAGTTCTGCTTGCAAGCCTCAGGGCTTCAAGTGCAGGTATAAATCTGACATCTGCCTCTAGACTGTACTTCATGGAGCCATGGTGGAACCATGCAGTTGAGGAACAGGCGATGGATCGTGTCCACCGCATTGGTCAGAAAGAGGCTGTGAAGATTGTTCGATTGATTGCTCAAAACAGCATTGAAGAACAAATATTGGTGTTAcaggagaagaagaaacaacTGCCTAGGGAACCATCTGGGACAGGATTAAAGGGCATGGGCATAAATGATATACATTTCCTTTTAGATCACTAG